Below is a genomic region from Methanobacterium sp..
TAAAACTTGAAGATCATAAAAAGGGCCGTCCATTCCGTAAGATAAGTTATAACGTGTTAATACATACATATCCAGTATAAATGAGAATATAAATATACCCAATAAGGCTATAATCCACCATTTTTCTTTAATTTTGTTTGTAAACATGAAGATTTCGCTCTTTGAAGTTTTTTTATAATAATATCTGTGCTCAAATTAAGAGCTAGAATGAATATAAAGCTTTTCCCAAATTTAGCCCAAAATATGCCGGAATTCCGCTGTTTTTAGATAATAATCCATATACTAATCCAAATTTACAATTAAATTCTAAAATAGTTATGAAATATTTCTAAGGCTGAAAATAGGATTTTATTTTTTTAGTGATCTGTATCTGTTTTCAATTTTATGAATACGACCTAAAATTTGGTAGAGATTTGGGTATAATTAGTATAGATTTGGACTTAAATCTGGAATAATTACTTAAATAGAGCTATTTAAACAAAAAAGCATGAAATTCAGGAATTTGATTATAAAAAACATATTTAGGAATAAATCAAGGAGTTTACTGGCAGTATTTGGAATTGCAATAGGCGTGGCTGCAGTGGTAGGACTTGGTCTTGTAACTGACAACCTCTCCGCATCTACCCAAAAAGCACTAACTGCCGGTGCTGCTGATTTTTCAGTAATATATGGGACCAATAGTGGAAGTGGAGGATCTGAAGGGGGCGGAGGACCCTCAGGTGGTATGGGTGGACAGCAGCTGATTAATGAAAGTAAAGTTAGTGAAATCCAGCAAATATCAGGTGTCGGTAATGCAACAGGTGTTCTAAGAACCAATATAGACTTAAGCGATAATAGTACCAACAGCAGTAGCAGCAATAGTACAAGTGAATCTGCAGGCCCACAAGGAAACTTCAGAATGAACATGTACAGTGTAATAGGAATTGACAGCAGTGATCTGAGCATGGACGACATTGTTATAACCAATGGTACTACCTACAGTAACGGAAATGAAGTGATAATAGGTAAAACCGCTGCTCAAAGGTTGAATAAAAGCATAGGTGATACTCTAAACATATCCAATCAAACTTTCAAAATTGTAGGGACTTATGAAACAGGCAACTTCCAAGATGATCAAGGGGTAGTCATGTCCCTATCAAAACTTCAAAATCTGACGGGAGACACTGGAGAAGTTTCATTAATTCTGGTTAAAGCAGCCGACGGCGCCAGTGCTACAGATCTGGCAGATACCATCGAACAGAAATATCCAAATGAATTATCGACATCGACCTCATTATCCGGAATGGACAGGATGAACAGCGGGCTTGATGTTATCAACTCAGGTTCATGGGCAGTTTCATTACTTGCAGTTATAGTTGGAGGAATAGTCGTTGTTGTTACTATGATGAAGGCAGTATCCGAAAGAACACGAGAAATTGGGGTTTTAAGAGCCATTGGGTGGACTAGACAGAGAATTATGACGATGATACTGGGAGAATCTCTGGTCCTGTCAGTAATAGCTATCCT
It encodes:
- a CDS encoding ABC transporter permease, with the protein product MKFRNLIIKNIFRNKSRSLLAVFGIAIGVAAVVGLGLVTDNLSASTQKALTAGAADFSVIYGTNSGSGGSEGGGGPSGGMGGQQLINESKVSEIQQISGVGNATGVLRTNIDLSDNSTNSSSSNSTSESAGPQGNFRMNMYSVIGIDSSDLSMDDIVITNGTTYSNGNEVIIGKTAAQRLNKSIGDTLNISNQTFKIVGTYETGNFQDDQGVVMSLSKLQNLTGDTGEVSLILVKAADGASATDLADTIEQKYPNELSTSTSLSGMDRMNSGLDVINSGSWAVSLLAVIVGGIVVVVTMMKAVSERTREIGVLRAIGWTRQRIMTMILGESLVLSVIAILVGLVVGIGVVEIISATNLMRGIEPAFSAYLLLKGIGVALFLGLVGGIYPAYRASRLAPTEALRYE